AATCAAGATTACTTCGATTTTTCTTGTTGGTGAGGGTTGTCTCTCAATGTCACTTGACACTAAATCTCAGCTATCCGACTTTGCCGGAAATGCTTTATCGACGCATTCAAGCCATGTCTCGAATTCGCTGTCAACTTCATATGACGACTTATTATGTTTAATTGCTTTTGCTGTTGTAGTTTATGGTTTGTTTTTAAGAGGATGTTTAATTCCCTCTTGTCATTGTAGTCTTCAAGTTTGAGTTAAATGaaagttgtgtttcaaaaaaaaaagtttattagaTGATTAGATCTCTTTGACTCTTTCTGAGATTAACTTCCTAATATTATCAATCGACACCAATGTACAACTATAGAATGTTATCCCGATCCTGATTGTGCAAGTGTGTACAACAAATAGCTCCAAAGAAGAGCATAACTACAAAAGGAGGTTTCGGGATTGTCAAGTCTGTAATCTCCTGACTAGTGCCAATTGTTTTGCTCATCCTTTCACCAAATTACTCCAAGGGCATATCATCTGACTAGGAGATTGGTAATGTGCAGTGTAATAGTTCTGTCTCCCACAGGCTAAATTTCAAACTGTGTGTACTCACAGGCTGCATCCATGCGTTAATAGTTTTGTCGTTGGTGTGTTATGGTCGGGATGTTTGATACTCTCTAGTTTTTAAGTATAATCTCAGTGAATGCATTAAGTCGTCAAAACACAAAAACTACACGTTCTACGAGTatccaaattttcaaaaaaatatcaagttGCATGCATGAGTTGTAACTTGTGTTGTTGTactaatcatttatatataaaaaaaaaacttatgttgTATCGAGATTATTGCACTTGTTGGTTTATCTTGGACGTAATCTATTTTCCATGTTAGATAAAAATCTAAAGAACTAGATTTATGGTTTGGCTCAAGATCctacttataagttataaccagAAAAAATGCATTGGAATATTCCAGCATAATTAACAGACTTATcatattcatattcatatacATATGGGGAAAAAATCAGACAAGCAACTTATGTCTGAATTTTTGGGAAAcgcacaaaaacataaaaggaaTATGGGTAATACGGCTAAGATTTAAGGACCATGCTTCTCCAAATGGTAAGAGGACTCATACACAGTTGTTTTTGATATGATCAGTCTCCAAAGATACTCTGCTTCCACTGGTGCTGGCGTTATGATTCATGTTCATGAGCTTAACTTGTGCTGTACAAATCATTTATCAAGGAAAAAACTTATGATGTATCGAGATTATTGCATTTGTGGGGTTTATCTTGGACGTAATTTGTTGTACAtgttagttaaaaatataaagaactAGTATATAATTTGGCTCAAGATCCTACTTATAACCAGAAAAGTGCATGGCAGTAGGCAAAATAATTAACGGACTGATCCATAGAGATATTCATATAATTATAGATAGGGGAAAAAATCAGACAAATGTCTGAATTTTGGGAAACAACGATGGAAGCTTTTatcacttaaaaataaaaacaggaAAGGAAAATGGATAATAAGGCTAAGATTCAAGGACCATGCTTCTCCAAATGGTAAGAGGACTCATACACACAGTTGTTTTTGATGTTGCCGTTGTACTTGTTCATGTGATCAATGTCCCAAGATTCTCTGCTTCCACTGGTGCTGGCATTATGATTCATGTTCATAGTATTGTTTAAGCTCTGGTTCCACTTGTTTTGATCCTcttgattaatgtaattgttatGATCAGAGTTCACAACATTATAACTACCGATTGATTGGTTATTCAAATGATTACCAATCAAATCATTGGATTCAACGTTGTAGTAATCTTGTTGAAACAATCCATCATGGAAATAAGAGCGATCCATTGGTGTAAAACTTTGAAATGGAAGCACCACATCGCCATGATTTCCAGGAAAAGAACCGACATTCTCAACATCAAAACCagaagaaaaaccaccaaaagaTCGAACAAACTGGTTGGTTGCTTGAGCATGTAAGAAAGGTTGGTGACGACGACTTATAACTTGTTGGATCTCAGCAGAAACTGCCTGAGAAACAAAAGGTTGATCTATCGTTGTACTCTTCTTTTTACGGCCACTTCCACCAATCGGTATATTCCTTAGCGCTCCACCATGAGTCCACTTTCGGCGACATTCCTTGCACTTGTAGCGTGGTTGAGACACACTATGGTTGTTGTAGTAACAGAACTTGGTGTTGGTTGAGTTGCACCTTGGACACACTCGCAGTGGAGGCTTCTCTTGGTTCACTTCATTGCCTTCTTCAGCAAAAGCACTAGAGTAATCCATTTTTCTCAAGAGCTACTAATTAGTTTTCTTGTTGTTGGTATGATTATTTTGGTGTTGTGAGGGTGTCTTCTTATATAGGCTCTTGAGAACTGGAAACTGAAGAAAAGGAAAGATAAGTTTGGGTTTAAGAAAGTGAGATTATGGGCAACGTGTTAAAAATGATGTATTAGTAAAATCTGAAGATCTATCCTCACACCAAAACATTAGGCTAAGCTTAGTAAAAAACCAAGGCTCTTTTACTCTTAAGTTTTAATTACTGGATGTATATGAAAAATGGAGATTTAAGAAGAAAATGATTAAATGAGTCAAGTAATAGAGACAAACAAATCTAGATAGAGATATTGAGAGTGTGATgctaatttaagaaaaaaaaatcataaattattgGTGTTCATTATGAAACATAGTATCAGAGGAGGACGcgtgtaaataaaataattatatatatatatacatatatttaaagaaaatgtaTAGCCCATATTGTTTCAAATGGTGAGCATTAGtaaataacaatatatttttttaatttttttaacacaacATATTTCATTCATGAACCTTAGCCGATTACAAAGATAAAAGCAACATTCAACAATAGATTTGCGATCCTACTAAATACATTTAATACAAGACAATAGAAAGATAACGACACAAGCTTTGACAAGCCTGATAACaagttgaaaaatatatttatttaatttgttaagtaactctaagatatgtttatttaattttcaaatgtgttaagtaacttcaagaatatcaagtaacatggttTATTGTGTCTTCtcagatcataagatatactttttacttatgtatctaatgaaagtgttatagctttgaacttatgtaatgttttatgttttgtgaatttgacaaagttttcttgagaattcttctcccttagttgtaataaatttgattaattttttgtgttactgtgttttgctattgaagttgtatcaataacttcaattatgtcaagtaattttggcaagataatgtcgtggaaaatgaacatatttaccaatttttttcattaatatctcctcaaatttacaaaaaaagtcacaactaaaggagtacatatgcaaatcacaaaacataccacaaacaaaactattatagatcatttctctacaaagacaagcttagactccacttgatatggaagaagaccccgtcagaagacttcctggaagtcatctggaagacttcctggaagtcgtctggaagacttctttaaagtcgtctggaaaacttcctggaagtcttctagcgcattatattttagaagactttcgGGAAGACTTCTCATAACTCTTCCAAAGTCTGATCCAAATttgaaaaacatgtatatcaaacccAAATCTGTAAAACCTGCATatcttataaaaaaacgttcaaatAGCTTAAAAAccgagaaaatgagtggaaaattagatagacatacttttatagaacacacaaaatacatatccaagtggaagatgaaaaccatctgattaaaacctgcaacaaaaagatagattagtgagaaagacatgagacaaaaatgaaaaattcatataaagtttagtgttttcaagtcaaaaagATTAGAGTGAGTttgaagagttttagtttgggaaaaaaatatgaattttatgcAACATGAGGttaccaaatgaaaaaaaatcaacatagaaacttaccaaaacgctcagatctattatgaaagggagacatgagagaagactccgtcagaagacgtcctggaagtcttctggaagtcttctagcccagaagtcttccagatctgaaaaacctgcatatcctaatccagatctgaaaaacctgcatctccaaaaacgttcaaatggcttaaaaacagagaaaatgagtggaataatagatagatctacctttatagaacacacaaaaatgcatatctaaaattattaaatctacctttaaatgagtggaagatgagaaccatgtgatgaaaaacctgcaaaacaagataaactagtgagaaagacatgagacaaaaacaataaattgatataaagtttggtgtttataagttcaaagagattagagagaggttggagagttttagaatgaaaaacatatcatttttgttgcagccatttgagaggaggagagagagaatgtgtaaatgttttttttttatatatggagagaaaaattccaataaggttaaatattttcgatcagaagacttactagacgacttacttgtaagtccccagaagacttcaatatttttagcgggaaactaaaatatttttagtgagaaactaaaatatttttagcgggagttagaagacttcccagacgacttacatgttagtcgtctagaccctaaacataactcctaaactaaattaactaactaaacactttataaaatcaaattaaacttaaaaagtgtttactatacacagaaataatcacaagtagataaaaatttaaactttcaaaaaaacatttaagctttccaaaatataaccctaagaatacatacaatactacaacatatgttgccaaacctagaccaaagaatagcatgattcactactttcactcgtctatgttgaaaataattcaattttaatatatcttaagttatatcacttaaaactgtttataattacatgatttttattttttgcttatcaaaatttttttacaaaatttataaattatttttaagatcaactatacCAGACGACTCCCGTGGACGTCGTCTAGAAGACTTAACAAAATCTCAGAAGACTTAGCGGagatatattcgtaaaaatgaattctgtttttttgtttagtcaCAAGAGGCTGgatgtaatttcacaaggcttttgtgttacttttgcatttgattcaagtttggatatatttttgcaatcaaaatcaagttttgagtcatatttggtaaatcccccatttaattataacaaagcatgtgaatattttatatagtgAAAAACTTAACTTCTGCCCCAATGAAAATACACATActttttttcataataaacaCCTAATGAAGCTTCATCCCCTAGTCCCCTAGacattatttgcgaagtaatttGTCATATGTCTCTTTTACAATCAGTTTCACAAAAACAATATGACATTACtactaaaattgatgacatgacttTTGGTTAAATATGAGATGGTTATATttaatgttaatatatatttcgGTAAACTTTatacattacatttaatgttgatttatatttttggtaaatttcgtaaaatatggtaataactcataaattatcactaaaataaatataatcaaatatgacattataaattcaaaatattatttaattttacttttataattatataatttttattactaaaattttcaaaaatttctacaatatttttttagaaaaaattataaaactttaatcgttatatcattagtttcttttagatatctacaaattatataactattatttattttaaatttttgataactatataacttttatatgaTTTCTTAGTAAGTTTATAcaagtttatttaatatatttaaccaaaagaaaaggATAAACaatttatctaagattatagttttaaatatatacatatattcttaaatataatttaaaataaacaaattattattatcttaattttatgctTAATTAAATcagatttatattaaatattggttcaaataaaaaaatatataatattaataaatttcatttttaaattaatataaatttttaaaaatttatcacaGTGCAGGAAAAAAACACATAATTTGCTTTAAATTAGCATTAAATTCTCAATGTCCCtagattttatttatgtttacagCTTAACTCATTTAataataacttcttcattctctACTTTACATATACATCCAAGAGCTAAGAGTAAGCTAGACTTGGTTTTTGACTAACCTTAGCCTAAGGTTTATT
The window above is part of the Brassica napus cultivar Da-Ae chromosome C3, Da-Ae, whole genome shotgun sequence genome. Proteins encoded here:
- the LOC106427523 gene encoding dof zinc finger protein DOF4.3-like, which gives rise to MDYSSAFAEEGNEVNQEKPPLRVCPRCNSTNTKFCYYNNHSVSQPRYKCKECRRKWTHGGALRNIPIGGSGRKKKSTTIDQPFVSQAVSAEIQQVISRRHQPFLHAQATNQFVRSFGGFSSGFDVENVGSFPGNHGDVVLPFQSFTPMDRSYFHDGLFQQDYYNVESNDLIGNHLNNQSIGSYNVVNSDHNNYINQEDQNKWNQSLNNTMNMNHNASTSGSRESWDIDHMNKYNGNIKNNCVYESSYHLEKHGP